One stretch of Cedecea neteri DNA includes these proteins:
- the mdtC gene encoding multidrug efflux RND transporter permease subunit MdtC produces MKFFALFIYRPVATILLTVAITLCGVLGFRLLPVAPLPQVDFPVIMVSASLPGASPETMASSVATPLERSLSRIAGVNEMTSSSSLGSTRIILEFNFDRDINGAARDVQAAINAAQSLLPSGMPGRPTYRKANPSDAPIMILTLTSDTLSQGELYDFASTQLAQTVSQIDGVGDVDVGGSSLPAVRVDLNPQALFNQGVSLDAVRTAISNANVRRPQGAVEDDTRRWQIQTNDELKKAAEYMPLIVHYNNGSAVRLKDVANVTDSVQDVRNAGMTNAKPAILLMIRKSQEANIIETVDRIRAKIPELRETIPASIDLQVAQDRSPTIRASLEEVEQSLIISVSLVILVVFLFLRSGRATFIPAVAVPVSLIGTFAAMYLCGFSLNNLSLMALTIATGFVVDDAIVVLENISRHLEAGIKPMQAALQGVREVGFTVLSMSLSLVAVFLPLLLMGGLPGRLFREFAVTLSVAIGISLVVSLTLTPMMCGWLLKNRPPEKRNKNRGFGRLLIAMQGGYARSLKWVLNHTRLVGVVLLGTIALSIWLYIAIPKTFFPEQDTGRLMGNIQADQSISFQAMRGKLQDFMKIIREDPAVDNVTGFTGGSRVNSGMMFISLKPLSERSETAQQVIDRLRGKLAKEPGANLYLMAVQDIRVGGRQANASYQYTLLSDDLSALREWEPKIRKALAALPELADVNSDQQDNGSEMDLIYDRETMARLGISVSDANNLLNNAFGQRQISTIYQPLNQYKVVMEVDPRYTQDISSLNQMFVINGEGKSIPLSYFAKWQPANAPLSVNHQGLSAASTISFNLPDGVSLSEASDAIDRTMTSLGVPSTVRGSYAGTAQVFQQTMNSQVILILAAIATVYIVLGMLYESYVHPLTILSTLPSAGVGALLALELFSAPFSLIALIGIMLLIGIVKKNAIMMVDFAIEAQRKGELTPEEAIFQACLLRFRPIMMTTLAALFGALPLVLTSGDGAELRQPLGITIVGGLVVSQLLTLYTTPVVYLFFDRLRLRFSRKPRESKALSV; encoded by the coding sequence GTGAAGTTCTTTGCCCTCTTCATTTATCGCCCGGTAGCGACGATTTTATTGACCGTTGCCATTACGCTGTGCGGCGTGCTGGGCTTTCGTTTGCTGCCGGTCGCACCGCTGCCGCAGGTGGATTTCCCGGTCATTATGGTCAGCGCCTCGCTGCCCGGTGCTTCGCCGGAAACCATGGCGTCGTCCGTGGCTACGCCGCTGGAACGCTCGCTGAGCCGCATTGCCGGGGTCAACGAAATGACCTCGTCCAGCTCGCTGGGCAGCACCCGCATTATTCTGGAGTTTAATTTTGACCGCGACATCAACGGGGCCGCGCGTGACGTACAGGCGGCAATAAATGCCGCCCAAAGCCTGCTGCCAAGCGGTATGCCGGGGCGCCCCACCTACCGCAAAGCCAATCCGTCCGATGCGCCAATCATGATCCTGACGCTCACCTCCGACACGCTGTCGCAGGGTGAGCTGTACGATTTCGCCTCTACCCAGCTGGCGCAAACCGTGTCGCAGATTGACGGCGTGGGCGATGTTGACGTCGGCGGGAGTTCGCTCCCGGCGGTACGCGTTGACCTCAATCCGCAGGCGCTGTTTAACCAGGGCGTGTCGCTTGACGCCGTCCGCACCGCCATCAGCAACGCCAACGTTCGCCGCCCTCAGGGCGCGGTAGAAGACGACACGCGTCGCTGGCAAATTCAGACCAACGATGAGCTGAAAAAAGCGGCGGAATATATGCCGCTCATCGTGCACTACAACAACGGGTCGGCGGTGCGGCTGAAGGATGTCGCTAACGTCACCGACAGCGTTCAGGACGTGCGTAACGCCGGGATGACCAACGCTAAACCGGCCATTTTGCTGATGATCCGCAAATCGCAGGAAGCGAACATCATCGAAACCGTCGACCGCATTCGCGCCAAAATTCCTGAATTAAGAGAGACCATTCCGGCCTCCATTGACCTCCAGGTGGCTCAGGACCGTTCACCGACCATTCGCGCCTCGCTGGAAGAAGTTGAGCAGTCGCTGATCATTTCCGTTTCACTGGTGATCCTGGTTGTCTTCCTGTTCCTCCGTTCAGGACGAGCCACCTTTATTCCCGCAGTGGCGGTGCCGGTTTCGCTGATCGGCACCTTTGCCGCCATGTACCTGTGCGGCTTCAGCCTGAATAACCTGTCGCTGATGGCGCTGACCATCGCCACCGGCTTCGTCGTCGATGACGCCATCGTGGTGCTGGAGAACATTTCACGCCACCTTGAAGCGGGCATAAAACCAATGCAGGCGGCGCTGCAGGGCGTGCGCGAGGTCGGCTTTACCGTGCTGTCCATGAGCCTGTCGCTGGTCGCGGTCTTCCTGCCGCTGCTGCTGATGGGCGGGCTGCCGGGGCGCTTATTCCGCGAATTTGCGGTCACGCTTTCGGTAGCTATCGGCATTTCGCTGGTGGTTTCGCTCACGTTAACCCCGATGATGTGCGGCTGGCTGCTGAAAAACCGTCCGCCGGAAAAAAGAAACAAAAACCGGGGATTTGGCCGCCTGCTAATCGCCATGCAGGGCGGCTACGCGCGCTCGCTGAAATGGGTGCTAAACCATACCCGGCTGGTGGGCGTGGTGCTTTTAGGCACGATTGCGCTGAGCATTTGGCTCTATATCGCCATTCCAAAAACCTTCTTCCCGGAGCAGGATACCGGCAGGCTGATGGGCAATATTCAGGCCGATCAGAGCATCTCTTTCCAGGCGATGCGCGGCAAGCTGCAGGACTTTATGAAAATCATTCGTGAAGATCCGGCGGTAGACAACGTCACCGGCTTTACCGGCGGCTCCAGGGTGAACAGCGGCATGATGTTCATCTCCCTCAAACCGCTGAGCGAACGCAGCGAAACCGCCCAGCAGGTCATTGACCGGCTGCGGGGCAAGCTCGCGAAAGAGCCGGGGGCCAACCTCTACCTGATGGCGGTGCAGGATATTCGGGTCGGCGGCCGCCAGGCCAACGCCAGCTATCAGTACACCCTGCTTTCGGATGATTTAAGCGCCCTGCGCGAGTGGGAGCCCAAAATTCGTAAGGCGCTGGCGGCGCTGCCCGAGCTGGCGGACGTTAACTCCGACCAGCAGGACAATGGCTCGGAAATGGACCTGATTTACGACCGCGAAACCATGGCCCGGCTGGGCATCAGCGTCTCGGATGCCAATAACCTGCTGAACAACGCCTTTGGTCAGCGCCAGATTTCCACCATCTACCAGCCGCTAAACCAGTACAAAGTGGTGATGGAGGTCGACCCGCGCTACACCCAGGACATCAGTTCGCTTAACCAGATGTTCGTGATTAACGGCGAAGGCAAATCCATTCCCCTGTCCTACTTTGCCAAATGGCAGCCGGCAAACGCGCCGCTGTCGGTCAACCATCAGGGGCTGTCCGCCGCGTCGACCATCTCGTTCAACCTGCCGGACGGGGTTTCGCTTTCCGAAGCCAGTGACGCCATCGACAGGACGATGACCTCGCTGGGCGTGCCGTCCACCGTGCGTGGCAGCTACGCCGGGACGGCACAGGTGTTCCAGCAGACCATGAACTCGCAGGTGATCCTGATCCTGGCGGCGATTGCCACGGTGTATATCGTGCTCGGCATGCTGTATGAAAGCTACGTTCATCCGCTGACCATCCTCTCGACGCTGCCTTCCGCAGGCGTTGGGGCACTGCTAGCGCTGGAACTTTTCAGCGCCCCCTTCAGCCTGATTGCGCTAATCGGTATCATGCTGCTGATTGGCATCGTGAAGAAAAACGCCATCATGATGGTGGACTTCGCGATAGAGGCGCAGCGTAAGGGCGAATTAACGCCGGAAGAGGCTATTTTCCAGGCCTGCCTGCTGCGCTTCCGCCCGATTATGATGACCACGCTGGCCGCGCTGTTTGGGGCGTTACCGCTGGTGCTGACCAGCGGCGACGGCGCAGAGTTGCGCCAGCCGTTGGGGATAACCATCGTCGGTGGACTGGTGGTGAGCCAGCTGCTGACGCTCTACACCACGCCGGTGGTTTACCTGTTCTTCGATCGACTGAGATTGCGCTTTAGCCGCAAGCCCCGTGAAAGTAAGGCTCTGTCCGTATGA
- a CDS encoding MdtB/MuxB family multidrug efflux RND transporter permease subunit, translated as MQVLPPGSTGGPSRLFILRPVATTLLMVAILLAGIIGYRFLPVSALPEVDYPTIQVVTLYPGASPDVITSAITAPLERQFGQMSGLKQMSSQSAGGASVITLQFQLTLALDVAEQEVQAAINAATNLLPTDLPNPPVYSKVNPADPPIMTLAVTSSALPMTQVEDMVETRVAQKISQVSGVGLVTLAGGQRPAVRVKLNAPAIAALGLTSETIRTAITSANVNSAKGSLDGPERAVTLSANDQMKSAQEYRDLIIAYQNGAPIRLGDIATVEQGAENSWLGAWANKQQAIVMNVQRQPGANIIDTADSIRQMLPTLTQSLPKSVEVKLLSDRTTNIRASVTDTQHELMLAIALVVMIIYLFLRNVPATIIPAVAVPLSLVGTFAVMVFLDFSINNLTLMALTIATGFVVDDAIVVIENISRYIEKGEKPLAAALKGAGEIGFTIISLTFSLIAVLIPLLFMGDIVGRLFREFAVTLAISILISAVVSLTLTPMMCARMLSHESLRKQNRFSRASEKMFDNIIAAYGRLLSKVLNHPWLTLGVAFGTLALTVVLWVFIPKGFFPVQDNGIIQGTLQAPQSVSFASMAQRQQQVADVILKDPAVESLTSFVGVDGTNPSLNSARLQINLKPLSERDDRIPVVIDRLQQNVASVPGVQLYLQPIQDLTIDTTVSRTQYQFTLQATSLDELSTWVPQLENKLKELPQLSDISSDWQDQGLMAYVNVDRDSASRLGITMSAVDSALYNAFGQRLISTIYTQANQYRVVLEHDTSTTPGLSALDNIRLTSSDGGSIPLSSIAKVEQRFAPLSINHLDQFPSTTFSFNVPEGQSLGDAVNAITSAEKALEMPSDITTQFQGSTLAFQAALGSTIWLIIASVVAMYIVLGVLYESFIHPVTILSTLPTAGVGALLALMLAGAELDVIAIIGIILLIGIVKKNAIMMIDFALAAEREQGMAPYEAIYQACLLRFRPILMTTLAALLGALPLMLSTGVGAELRRPLGIGMVGGLLVSQVLTLFTTPVIYLLFDRLSHYTRRRFGRQHEEA; from the coding sequence ATGCAGGTGTTACCTCCTGGTTCAACGGGCGGCCCTTCCCGCCTGTTTATTCTCCGTCCGGTTGCCACCACGCTATTGATGGTGGCTATCCTGCTGGCGGGGATCATTGGCTATCGCTTTCTGCCTGTTTCGGCGCTGCCGGAAGTAGACTATCCGACTATTCAGGTCGTCACTCTCTATCCAGGTGCGAGCCCGGATGTGATTACGTCGGCCATCACGGCCCCGCTCGAGCGCCAGTTTGGGCAAATGTCCGGCCTGAAGCAGATGTCATCGCAAAGCGCCGGTGGCGCGTCTGTCATCACCCTGCAATTCCAGCTCACGCTGGCGCTCGACGTTGCCGAACAGGAAGTGCAGGCGGCAATTAACGCCGCCACAAACCTTCTGCCAACCGACCTGCCAAACCCGCCGGTTTACAGCAAAGTTAACCCGGCAGATCCGCCGATCATGACGCTCGCCGTGACTTCAAGCGCCCTGCCGATGACGCAGGTTGAAGATATGGTGGAAACGCGCGTGGCGCAGAAAATTTCCCAGGTTTCCGGCGTGGGTCTGGTCACGCTTGCGGGCGGCCAGCGTCCTGCCGTTCGCGTTAAGCTGAATGCGCCTGCAATTGCCGCGCTTGGCCTGACCAGCGAAACCATTCGCACCGCCATCACCAGCGCCAACGTCAACTCGGCTAAAGGCAGCCTTGACGGCCCGGAACGCGCGGTCACGCTCTCCGCCAACGATCAGATGAAGTCGGCCCAGGAGTACCGCGATTTAATCATCGCTTACCAGAACGGCGCGCCTATCCGCCTGGGCGATATCGCCACCGTCGAACAAGGGGCAGAAAACAGCTGGCTTGGCGCATGGGCTAACAAGCAGCAGGCCATCGTGATGAACGTTCAGCGCCAGCCTGGCGCGAACATCATCGACACGGCGGACAGTATCCGCCAGATGCTGCCGACGCTGACCCAGAGCCTGCCGAAGTCGGTTGAAGTGAAGCTGCTGAGCGACCGCACCACCAACATTCGTGCCTCCGTGACGGACACCCAGCATGAGCTAATGCTGGCCATCGCGCTGGTGGTGATGATCATTTATCTGTTCCTGCGTAATGTCCCGGCAACCATCATTCCTGCCGTCGCCGTGCCGCTGTCGCTGGTCGGCACCTTTGCGGTGATGGTCTTTCTCGATTTCTCCATCAACAACCTGACGCTGATGGCGCTAACCATCGCCACCGGGTTCGTGGTGGATGACGCCATCGTGGTTATCGAGAATATCTCGCGCTACATCGAAAAAGGCGAGAAGCCGCTGGCCGCCGCGCTAAAAGGCGCAGGGGAAATAGGCTTTACCATTATCTCCCTCACCTTCTCGCTGATTGCCGTGCTCATCCCGCTGCTGTTTATGGGCGATATCGTGGGGCGTCTGTTCCGCGAGTTTGCGGTCACGCTGGCGATTTCCATTTTGATCTCCGCCGTAGTTTCGCTGACGCTCACCCCGATGATGTGCGCCAGGATGCTGAGCCACGAGTCGCTGCGTAAGCAAAACCGCTTCTCACGCGCCAGCGAAAAGATGTTCGATAATATTATTGCCGCCTATGGTCGCCTGCTGAGCAAGGTGCTGAACCATCCGTGGCTGACGCTTGGCGTGGCGTTTGGCACGCTGGCGCTGACCGTTGTGCTGTGGGTGTTCATTCCCAAAGGCTTCTTCCCTGTTCAGGATAACGGCATTATTCAGGGCACCCTGCAGGCGCCGCAGTCCGTCTCCTTCGCCAGCATGGCCCAGCGCCAGCAGCAGGTGGCAGACGTGATACTGAAAGACCCGGCGGTGGAAAGCCTGACCTCGTTTGTCGGCGTTGACGGCACCAATCCTTCGCTGAACAGCGCCCGCCTGCAAATTAACCTTAAGCCGCTGAGCGAGCGTGACGACCGAATCCCGGTGGTTATCGACCGCCTGCAGCAAAATGTCGCCAGCGTACCGGGCGTGCAGCTCTATCTGCAGCCGATTCAGGATCTGACCATCGACACCACGGTGAGCCGCACCCAGTATCAGTTCACCTTACAGGCTACCTCGCTGGACGAGCTCAGCACCTGGGTGCCGCAATTAGAGAACAAGCTCAAAGAACTGCCGCAGCTCTCCGACATCAGCAGCGACTGGCAGGACCAGGGGCTGATGGCCTATGTCAACGTTGACCGCGACAGCGCCAGCCGCCTCGGCATCACCATGTCAGCGGTGGACAGCGCGCTGTATAACGCCTTCGGCCAGCGCCTGATTTCGACCATATACACCCAGGCAAACCAGTACCGCGTAGTGCTCGAGCATGACACCAGCACCACGCCGGGGCTGAGCGCGCTCGACAACATTCGCCTGACCAGCAGCGACGGCGGCAGCATTCCGCTCAGCTCGATCGCAAAGGTGGAGCAACGGTTCGCCCCGCTTTCTATCAACCACCTGGACCAGTTCCCGTCCACCACGTTCTCCTTTAACGTGCCGGAAGGGCAGTCGCTGGGCGACGCCGTGAACGCCATTACCTCGGCGGAAAAAGCGCTGGAGATGCCGTCCGATATCACCACTCAGTTCCAGGGCAGCACCCTCGCCTTCCAGGCCGCGTTGGGCAGCACCATCTGGCTGATTATTGCCTCAGTCGTGGCGATGTACATCGTACTTGGCGTGCTGTATGAGAGCTTTATTCACCCGGTGACGATCCTGTCGACGCTGCCCACGGCGGGCGTTGGGGCGTTGCTCGCGCTGATGCTGGCGGGTGCGGAGCTGGACGTTATCGCGATAATCGGCATCATTTTGCTTATCGGTATCGTGAAGAAGAACGCGATCATGATGATCGACTTTGCGCTGGCCGCCGAGCGCGAACAGGGTATGGCGCCTTACGAAGCCATTTATCAGGCCTGCCTGCTGCGCTTCCGCCCGATTCTGATGACCACGCTAGCCGCGCTGCTCGGCGCGCTGCCGCTGATGCTTTCAACCGGGGTTGGCGCAGAACTTCGTCGCCCGCTGGGCATCGGCATGGTCGGCGGCCTGTTGGTCAGCCAGGTGTTAACGCTGTTTACCACGCCGGTGATTTACCTGCTGTTCGACCGCCTGTCTCATTACACGCGACGTCGTTTTGGCCGACAGCATGAGGAGGCGTAA
- a CDS encoding MdtA/MuxA family multidrug efflux RND transporter periplasmic adaptor subunit produces MKGTQTSRWLWIAAFILVVIAAAWFWRSHNSSPENQPQAKAGQTQAQGGRRGMRGGALAPVQAATATSEAVPHYLTGLGTITAANTVTVRSRVDGQLLAIHFQEGQQVKAGDLLAEIDPSQFKVALAQAQGQLAKDQATLANARRDLARYQQLVKTNLVSRQDLDTQQSLVESSLGTVKADEASVASAQLQLNWSRVTAPIDGRVGLKQVDIGNQISTGDTNGIVVLTQTHPIDLVFTLPENDIATVIKAQKAGETLSVEAWDRTNTTKLSAGKLLSLDNQIDTTTGTIKLKARFDNQDDALFPNQFVNARMLVDTQQNAVVIPAGALQMGNEGHFVWVLNAENKVSKHLVTPGIQDSQKVVITAGVSAGDRVVTDGIDRLTEGAQVEVVEPHNAAADEVKPAAQAKSGHKRNGASS; encoded by the coding sequence ATGAAAGGCACACAGACTTCTCGCTGGTTGTGGATTGCAGCATTTATTCTGGTGGTAATTGCCGCCGCCTGGTTCTGGCGAAGCCATAATTCCTCCCCGGAGAACCAGCCACAGGCGAAAGCTGGCCAGACGCAAGCCCAGGGTGGCCGTCGCGGGATGCGAGGCGGTGCGCTGGCCCCGGTTCAGGCCGCAACTGCAACCAGTGAAGCCGTGCCGCATTACTTAACAGGCCTTGGTACCATCACCGCGGCCAATACCGTGACCGTGCGCAGCCGCGTTGACGGGCAGCTGCTTGCTATTCATTTCCAGGAAGGTCAGCAGGTAAAAGCCGGTGACCTGCTGGCTGAAATCGACCCTAGCCAGTTTAAAGTTGCCCTGGCGCAGGCGCAGGGGCAGCTCGCTAAGGATCAGGCCACGCTTGCTAACGCTCGTCGCGACCTGGCCCGTTATCAGCAGTTGGTGAAAACTAACCTGGTTTCCCGCCAGGATCTGGACACTCAGCAGTCGCTGGTTGAATCCTCGCTTGGCACGGTTAAGGCCGATGAAGCAAGCGTTGCCAGCGCCCAGTTGCAGCTAAACTGGAGCCGCGTTACCGCGCCAATAGACGGTCGCGTTGGCCTGAAGCAGGTTGATATCGGGAACCAGATTTCCACCGGCGACACCAACGGGATTGTCGTGCTGACGCAAACACACCCGATAGACCTTGTATTTACCCTACCGGAAAACGACATTGCCACGGTGATTAAAGCGCAGAAGGCCGGTGAAACGCTGAGCGTTGAAGCCTGGGACCGCACCAACACCACAAAACTTAGCGCCGGCAAACTGCTTAGCCTTGATAACCAAATCGATACCACCACCGGCACCATCAAGCTCAAAGCCCGTTTTGATAATCAGGATGATGCCCTGTTCCCGAATCAGTTTGTGAACGCACGTATGCTGGTGGATACGCAGCAAAATGCGGTCGTGATCCCTGCTGGCGCGCTGCAAATGGGTAACGAAGGCCACTTCGTCTGGGTGTTGAACGCCGAGAATAAGGTCAGCAAGCATCTGGTTACGCCGGGGATTCAGGACAGCCAGAAAGTGGTCATTACCGCCGGGGTTTCCGCTGGCGATCGCGTAGTTACCGACGGCATCGACCGCCTGACCGAAGGTGCGCAGGTTGAAGTGGTGGAGCCACACAACGCGGCTGCCGACGAGGTGAAACCGGCAGCGCAGGCGAAGTCCGGGCACAAACGTAATGGAGCAAGCTCCTGA
- a CDS encoding type II toxin-antitoxin system RelE/ParE family toxin produces the protein MTWTVIFTDYFYFWYQAQPLDLRKRLAAAFGNLEFWGPELSRPQADTVKGSRYPNMKELRLLWRGKPYRIFFAFDPRRRAVVLCGGDKSGNKRFYETLIKVADTQLAHHLAELESEY, from the coding sequence ATGACATGGACCGTAATTTTTACCGACTATTTCTATTTTTGGTATCAGGCGCAGCCTTTGGATCTCCGCAAACGGCTCGCGGCAGCCTTCGGAAATCTTGAGTTCTGGGGGCCTGAGTTGAGCCGTCCGCAGGCTGATACAGTAAAAGGCTCCCGCTATCCCAATATGAAGGAGCTGCGCCTGCTGTGGCGGGGGAAGCCGTATCGAATATTTTTTGCTTTTGATCCAAGGCGCAGGGCCGTTGTGCTGTGCGGTGGAGATAAATCAGGTAACAAACGGTTTTATGAGACTTTGATAAAAGTGGCTGATACGCAGTTGGCGCACCACCTGGCAGAACTGGAGAGTGAATATTAA
- a CDS encoding helix-turn-helix domain-containing protein translates to MKTLTEVIAGFSPEDQAEIRKMTEVLILETGLQLVREEQGLSQKQVAQKMGISQPAIAAIEQRGNDLKVLTLKRYVEALGGKLSLHLEFPEKDRRFQI, encoded by the coding sequence ATTAAAACCTTAACTGAAGTGATTGCCGGGTTCTCGCCGGAAGACCAGGCAGAGATCCGAAAAATGACCGAAGTCCTGATTCTGGAAACTGGCCTGCAGCTGGTGCGTGAAGAGCAGGGACTTTCTCAAAAGCAAGTGGCGCAAAAAATGGGAATTTCGCAGCCGGCGATAGCCGCCATCGAACAACGCGGTAACGATCTTAAGGTTCTTACCCTCAAGCGCTACGTTGAGGCCCTGGGCGGCAAACTTTCGCTGCATCTGGAATTTCCGGAAAAGGACAGGCGTTTTCAGATATAA
- the yegD gene encoding molecular chaperone, producing the protein MKIGFDYGTANCSVAIMRDGKPQLLEMENGSSLLPSMLCAPTREAVSEWLFRHHEVPATGSETQALLRRAVSYNREEDIDVLPGSVKFGLNSLSQYMEDPEEVYFVKSPKSFLGATGLKPQQVALFEDLVCAMMLHIRKQAESQLNGTIDQAVIGRPINFQGLGGEEANQQAQGILERAAHRAGFRDVVFQFEPVAAGLDFEATLQEEKQVLVVDIGGGTTDCSVLLMGPEWHQRRDREQSLLGHSGCRVGGNDLDIMLAFKQLAPLLGMGGQTEKGIALPVLPWWNAVAINDVPAQNDFYSTANGRSLNELVRDAREPEKVAYLQKVWRQRLSYRLVRAAEESKIALSNSQQVATMLPFIAHEVGCDISQQALETAISQPLHRIMEQVTLAMENSNARPEVIYLTGGSARSPLLRHALAQQLPNIPIAGGDDFGSVTQGLARWADVVFR; encoded by the coding sequence ATGAAAATCGGTTTTGACTACGGGACGGCGAACTGTTCTGTCGCCATTATGCGCGACGGTAAGCCACAGTTGTTAGAGATGGAAAACGGTTCATCGCTGCTGCCTTCTATGCTTTGCGCGCCTACGCGTGAGGCGGTGAGCGAGTGGCTTTTCCGCCACCATGAAGTCCCGGCTACGGGAAGCGAGACCCAGGCGCTGCTGCGCCGGGCGGTGAGCTATAACCGTGAAGAAGATATCGACGTGCTGCCCGGCAGCGTGAAGTTCGGTCTGAATTCGCTTAGCCAGTACATGGAAGATCCGGAAGAGGTTTACTTCGTTAAATCGCCGAAGTCCTTCCTGGGCGCCACCGGCCTGAAGCCGCAGCAGGTCGCGCTGTTTGAAGACCTGGTCTGCGCCATGATGCTGCACATTCGCAAGCAGGCAGAAAGCCAGCTTAACGGGACTATCGATCAGGCGGTGATTGGCCGGCCGATTAACTTCCAGGGGCTCGGCGGCGAAGAGGCCAACCAGCAGGCTCAGGGTATTCTGGAGCGCGCCGCGCACCGCGCTGGCTTCCGCGACGTTGTGTTCCAGTTTGAACCTGTTGCCGCAGGGCTTGATTTTGAAGCCACGCTGCAGGAAGAAAAACAGGTGCTGGTAGTCGATATCGGCGGCGGCACCACCGACTGCTCGGTGCTGCTGATGGGGCCAGAATGGCACCAGCGCCGTGACCGGGAGCAAAGCCTGCTCGGCCACAGCGGCTGCCGCGTGGGCGGTAACGACCTGGATATTATGCTGGCCTTCAAACAGCTGGCGCCGCTGCTCGGTATGGGCGGCCAGACGGAGAAAGGCATCGCGCTGCCGGTATTGCCCTGGTGGAACGCGGTGGCGATTAACGATGTTCCGGCGCAGAACGACTTCTACAGCACGGCTAACGGGCGCTCCCTTAACGAGCTTGTGCGCGACGCGCGTGAGCCGGAAAAAGTGGCTTACCTGCAAAAAGTCTGGCGTCAGCGCCTGAGCTATCGTCTCGTCCGTGCGGCAGAAGAGAGCAAAATTGCGCTGTCCAATAGCCAACAGGTTGCCACCATGCTGCCGTTTATTGCCCATGAAGTGGGCTGCGACATCAGCCAGCAGGCGCTGGAAACCGCCATCAGCCAGCCGCTGCATCGCATCATGGAGCAGGTCACGCTGGCAATGGAAAACAGCAACGCCAGGCCCGAGGTTATCTACCTGACCGGCGGCAGCGCACGTTCTCCGCTGCTGCGCCATGCTCTGGCCCAACAGTTGCCGAATATCCCGATTGCCGGAGGCGATGACTTCGGCTCGGTAACCCAGGGGCTTGCCCGCTGGGCAGACGTCGTGTTCAGATAA
- the alkA gene encoding DNA-3-methyladenine glycosylase 2: MYTLSYQPPYDWPWILGFLQGRAVEGVEIVTGNCYQRSFALGEHAGLVTLEPDEENLCLNVTLSDGLLPVAEAVLQRVRNLLDLDRDPQQVLSSLGELAAARPGLRLPGCMDPFEQAIRAILGQLVSVAMAAKLTGKVARAYGTKLEGQDGWYLFPDAGALANGDIQRLKSLGMSLKRAEAIVHLAGEVMKGQFPLLLPDDVEQGVKTLITLPGIGRWTANYFALRGWQASDVFLPDDYLIKRRFPDMTPAQIRRYAERWQPWRSYALLHIWYSDGWTPVS; this comes from the coding sequence ATGTACACCCTTAGCTATCAACCTCCTTATGACTGGCCCTGGATCCTCGGTTTTTTACAGGGACGTGCCGTAGAGGGCGTGGAAATTGTCACCGGGAATTGCTATCAGCGCAGCTTCGCGCTGGGTGAGCATGCCGGGCTGGTTACGCTTGAGCCAGATGAAGAAAACCTTTGCCTCAACGTGACGCTGAGCGACGGGCTGCTGCCTGTGGCAGAGGCGGTTTTGCAGCGCGTGAGAAATTTACTGGACCTGGACAGAGATCCGCAGCAGGTTCTGAGCAGCCTCGGGGAGCTGGCGGCTGCGCGTCCGGGCTTGCGCCTGCCGGGATGTATGGATCCCTTTGAGCAGGCTATCCGGGCGATCCTCGGGCAACTGGTGAGCGTGGCGATGGCGGCAAAGCTTACGGGCAAAGTGGCCAGAGCCTACGGCACGAAGCTTGAGGGGCAGGACGGCTGGTATCTGTTCCCGGATGCCGGGGCGTTGGCGAACGGAGATATTCAACGGCTGAAGTCTCTGGGGATGTCGCTCAAACGGGCAGAGGCCATCGTGCATCTGGCTGGAGAGGTGATGAAGGGACAGTTCCCGCTGCTGTTACCGGATGACGTGGAGCAGGGGGTGAAAACCTTGATTACGCTACCGGGAATCGGGCGCTGGACGGCGAACTACTTCGCCCTGCGCGGCTGGCAGGCCAGCGATGTTTTCCTGCCTGATGACTACCTGATTAAACGGCGCTTTCCCGATATGACCCCCGCACAAATCCGCCGTTATGCCGAACGCTGGCAGCCGTGGCGCTCTTATGCGCTGCTGCATATCTGGTACAGTGACGGCTGGACTCCGGTCAGTTAA